One Virgibacillus proomii DNA window includes the following coding sequences:
- a CDS encoding glycoside hydrolase family 1 protein, with the protein MTKNTRFPEGFLWGGATAANQLEGGFGEGNKGLNIADVLPGGKERLKVLSEPGFDWEIDKDKYYYPNHLGIDFYHRYKEDIALFAEMGFKTYRLSIAWSRIFPNGDELEPNEEGLAFYDRVFDELAKYDIEPVVTLSHYEMPLNLVKNYGGWRNRVVITFFERYVETVLNRYKDKVKYWLTFNEINSGFMMPIMGLGFAIQKEEDRYQPTFQALHHQFVASALAVKAAHRIIPGSQVGCMIIYAPVYSYDSNPENVMYAHEESRLFNNFCTDVQVRGKYPTFINRYFKVHDINIEMEDGDLELIKEGTVDFISLSYYMSRTERKEKTTDEIGQGNMVGGVKNPFLKASDWGWEIDPTGLRITLNELYDRYEVPLFVVENGLGAYDKVEEDGSIQDDYRIEYLREHINAVGEAIKDGVEVMGYTSWGCIDLVSASTGEMSKRYGFIYVDLDDEGNGTLERKKKKSFCWYKDVIATNGEKL; encoded by the coding sequence ATGACAAAAAATACGAGATTTCCAGAAGGATTTTTATGGGGCGGAGCAACGGCTGCGAACCAGTTAGAAGGTGGCTTTGGTGAAGGTAATAAAGGATTGAATATTGCCGATGTCTTACCAGGTGGTAAAGAAAGGCTTAAAGTATTAAGTGAACCTGGGTTTGACTGGGAGATTGACAAAGATAAATATTACTACCCGAACCATTTAGGTATTGATTTTTATCACCGGTATAAAGAAGATATCGCTCTTTTCGCCGAAATGGGATTCAAAACCTATCGCTTATCCATTGCATGGTCTAGAATTTTTCCTAATGGAGATGAACTGGAGCCAAACGAAGAAGGATTGGCATTCTATGATCGTGTCTTTGATGAATTGGCAAAGTATGATATTGAACCTGTTGTTACTTTATCGCACTATGAAATGCCATTAAACTTAGTGAAAAATTATGGCGGCTGGAGAAATCGTGTGGTGATTACATTTTTCGAAAGATATGTTGAAACGGTATTAAACCGCTATAAAGATAAGGTAAAATATTGGTTGACATTTAACGAAATAAATAGTGGATTTATGATGCCGATCATGGGACTTGGATTTGCGATTCAAAAAGAAGAAGATAGGTACCAACCAACATTTCAAGCCCTGCATCATCAATTTGTCGCAAGTGCACTTGCTGTTAAAGCAGCACATCGAATTATCCCGGGATCTCAAGTAGGCTGTATGATTATTTATGCTCCAGTCTATTCCTATGATTCCAATCCTGAAAACGTCATGTATGCACATGAAGAAAGTCGTTTATTTAATAATTTCTGTACAGATGTTCAAGTTCGAGGGAAATATCCTACTTTCATTAATCGCTATTTCAAGGTACATGACATTAATATCGAAATGGAAGATGGCGACTTAGAATTGATTAAAGAAGGTACTGTTGACTTTATTTCTTTAAGTTACTATATGTCTCGTACAGAAAGAAAAGAAAAAACTACAGATGAAATCGGTCAAGGTAACATGGTTGGTGGTGTTAAAAATCCATTCCTTAAAGCAAGTGACTGGGGATGGGAAATTGACCCAACAGGTCTTCGTATTACACTTAATGAACTTTATGATCGGTATGAAGTACCGTTATTTGTAGTGGAAAATGGTTTAGGTGCTTATGACAAAGTAGAAGAGGATGGCAGTATCCAGGATGACTACCGTATCGAATACTTAAGAGAACATATTAATGCGGTCGGAGAGGCTATTAAAGATGGCGTAGAAGTGATGGGCTATACTTCTTGGGGATGTATCGACCTTGTAAGTGCATCAACAGGAGAAATGTCCAAGCGTTATGGCTTTATCTATGTAGACCTAGATGATGAAGGTAATGGTACATTAGAACGTAAAAAGAAAAAATCATTTTGTTGGTATAAAGACGTAATCGCTACGAATGGAGAAAAGCTATAA
- a CDS encoding glycoside hydrolase family 3 N-terminal domain-containing protein, with amino-acid sequence MQAFVEELGTEDEPTIPVNFSSDPTSTAGEADVIMQWRYFTLAINLGLAATFNPDIMRDFSKTSSEEYQALGAQIDLATEPRWLRVDRTFGEGSKLATGLAESYTNES; translated from the coding sequence ATGCAAGCATTTGTTGAAGAATTAGGAACGGAAGATGAACCAACCATTCCGGTAAACTTTAGCTCTGACCCAACAAGTACAGCGGGTGAGGCGGATGTTATAATGCAGTGGCGATATTTCACGCTGGCCATAAATTTAGGCTTGGCAGCAACGTTCAATCCGGATATCATGCGAGATTTCTCTAAGACATCATCTGAAGAGTACCAGGCATTAGGGGCACAAATTGATTTAGCGACTGAACCTCGTTGGTTACGGGTAGATAGAACGTTTGGTGAAGGAAGTAAATTAGCTACTGGGCTTGCGGAATCTTATACGAATGAATCTTAG
- a CDS encoding beta-glucoside-specific PTS transporter subunit IIABC, with protein MKYKKLAKAIIENVGGKENVNSVVHCITRLRFKLKDEGKANTQVLEKMDGVVTVRQSGGQYQVVIGNHVPDVYKAVVAEGGFELNRPVDDPDDNSDKGSLLDRFIDMISGIFQPILAVLVASGMIKGFNALFIAAGWLNEASGTYQVLNAIGDALFYFLPIFLGYTAMKKFGGTPFLGMLIAGALVYPALDPSAQAGEPLYTLFAGTLFESPVHIEFFGIPIILMTYAMSVIPIIFSTFFAAKLENFFAKIVPDVVKTFIVPMLTVLIIVPLTFIVIGPIATWASQLLGAGTIWLYELSPVIAGAVVGAFWLVFVMFGLHWGLVPIGINNFASQGWDPILALMFVHSFALAGALTAIWIRTKKQKLKTLTPPAIISAIFGVTEPGMYGIALPLKKPFIFTLIASGIGGALLGLFGTIGYTMGGLGIFQLPSFIHPEEGMNAAFIGALIAAVVGTVLAFVLTYFFSGANKENEESTQPAPQAEDNTKQNVTSEVIKSPLNGEVFKLADISDSVFASGALGKGVAIKPSEGKLISPVAGTVSALFETQHAIGIVTEHGAELLVHIGMDTVQLEGKFFNAHVAQGDKIEKGQLLIEFDIEAIEKAGYNIFTPVVITNFDQYTSIETAEEGTIQVGKPIIFLEK; from the coding sequence ATGAAATATAAGAAGCTAGCGAAAGCCATAATCGAAAATGTCGGCGGTAAAGAAAACGTTAACAGTGTTGTGCATTGTATTACTCGCTTACGCTTCAAACTAAAAGATGAAGGAAAAGCGAATACACAAGTGCTGGAAAAGATGGATGGCGTTGTTACGGTTAGACAAAGTGGCGGGCAGTATCAAGTTGTTATAGGGAACCACGTGCCTGATGTTTATAAAGCAGTTGTTGCTGAAGGTGGTTTCGAATTGAATAGACCGGTTGATGACCCGGATGATAATAGTGATAAAGGTAGCTTATTGGACCGATTTATCGATATGATTTCTGGTATTTTCCAGCCAATCTTAGCTGTATTAGTAGCCTCAGGTATGATCAAAGGGTTTAATGCGTTATTTATTGCGGCGGGTTGGCTTAATGAAGCAAGTGGAACCTACCAAGTTTTAAATGCAATTGGAGATGCATTGTTCTACTTCCTGCCAATATTCCTAGGATATACAGCAATGAAGAAATTTGGCGGAACACCTTTCTTAGGAATGTTGATAGCGGGTGCACTAGTTTATCCAGCGCTTGATCCGAGTGCTCAAGCGGGCGAGCCTTTATATACATTATTTGCAGGTACCCTATTTGAATCACCCGTTCATATTGAATTCTTTGGTATTCCAATTATTTTAATGACGTATGCGATGTCGGTTATTCCAATTATTTTTTCTACATTTTTCGCTGCAAAGCTTGAAAATTTTTTTGCGAAAATAGTACCAGACGTTGTAAAAACATTTATCGTCCCGATGCTGACCGTACTTATCATTGTTCCATTAACCTTTATTGTCATTGGTCCAATTGCTACATGGGCAAGTCAGTTGCTCGGAGCAGGAACCATTTGGTTATATGAGCTAAGTCCTGTGATTGCTGGAGCGGTTGTAGGTGCTTTCTGGTTAGTATTTGTTATGTTTGGACTGCACTGGGGACTTGTCCCAATCGGGATCAACAACTTTGCCAGTCAGGGGTGGGACCCGATCTTAGCATTAATGTTTGTCCATTCCTTTGCACTAGCTGGAGCTCTTACAGCAATCTGGATTAGAACGAAAAAACAAAAGTTGAAAACACTAACCCCTCCAGCTATCATATCAGCTATCTTTGGGGTAACAGAGCCTGGTATGTACGGGATAGCCTTACCACTTAAAAAACCATTTATCTTCACACTAATCGCATCAGGAATTGGCGGTGCATTATTAGGACTGTTTGGTACGATTGGCTATACAATGGGGGGACTTGGAATATTTCAGTTACCTAGCTTTATCCATCCAGAAGAAGGCATGAATGCTGCATTCATTGGTGCCCTTATCGCAGCTGTCGTTGGAACAGTGTTAGCTTTTGTACTGACTTATTTCTTTAGTGGTGCAAATAAAGAAAATGAAGAATCAACTCAACCAGCTCCACAAGCAGAAGATAACACGAAACAAAATGTAACAAGTGAAGTAATAAAAAGTCCGTTAAATGGTGAAGTGTTCAAGTTAGCTGACATTTCCGATTCCGTTTTTGCATCAGGTGCGTTAGGGAAAGGTGTCGCAATCAAACCTTCAGAAGGAAAGTTAATTTCACCTGTAGCTGGTACGGTTTCTGCTTTATTTGAAACACAACATGCGATTGGTATTGTAACAGAGCATGGTGCAGAATTATTAGTTCATATTGGTATGGATACGGTTCAATTAGAAGGAAAGTTCTTTAACGCACATGTTGCTCAGGGAGACAAAATAGAAAAAGGACAATTGCTCATTGAGTTTGATATAGAGGCAATTGAAAAAGCTGGCTATAATATTTTTACTCCCGTTGTTATTACAAACTTTGATCAATATACGTCCATTGAAACTGCAGAAGAGGGAACGATTCAGGTTGGAAAGCCAATTATATTTTTAGAGAAATAA